One genomic segment of Pseudomonas sp. RU47 includes these proteins:
- a CDS encoding MucB/RseB C-terminal domain-containing protein gives MRAIPLLSLLLSGWFIVPAHADEAQDWLTRLGQAEQQQSFHGTFVYERNGSFSTHNIWHRVQNGQVRERLLQLDGSAQEVVRIDGHTQCVSGTLIAGLGDSPNSAARPLDPQKLKNWYDLAVIGKSRVAGRDAVIVSLTPRDQHRYGFELHLDKKTGLPLKSLLLNDKGQLLERFQFTSLDTDEVPSDKDLQADADCKAITLDSDKASAVKTAQVWHSDWLPPGFELTSSTSHKDPETKTQVNSLLYDDGLARFSVFLEPLNGATVTDTRTQLGPTVAVSRRLTTPEGEMMVTVVGEIPIGTAERIALSMRNTDGAATSKQ, from the coding sequence ATGCGCGCCATACCTCTACTTTCGCTTCTGCTCAGTGGCTGGTTCATTGTTCCAGCCCATGCTGATGAGGCCCAGGACTGGTTGACCCGTCTGGGCCAGGCCGAGCAGCAGCAAAGCTTTCACGGCACATTCGTATACGAGCGTAACGGTAGCTTTTCTACCCATAACATCTGGCATCGCGTCCAGAATGGCCAGGTCCGCGAGCGTTTACTCCAGCTCGACGGTTCGGCACAGGAAGTCGTGCGCATTGATGGGCATACTCAATGCGTCAGCGGCACCCTGATAGCCGGACTGGGGGATTCTCCCAACTCAGCCGCTCGTCCTCTCGATCCGCAAAAGCTGAAAAACTGGTATGACCTTGCCGTCATCGGCAAATCACGCGTGGCTGGGCGTGACGCAGTGATTGTATCGCTGACACCTCGCGATCAGCATCGTTACGGCTTTGAATTGCATCTGGACAAGAAAACCGGCTTGCCGTTGAAGTCGTTGTTGCTGAACGACAAAGGGCAGTTGCTCGAACGCTTCCAGTTCACCAGTCTGGATACTGATGAAGTCCCTTCGGACAAAGACTTGCAGGCCGACGCCGACTGTAAAGCGATTACGCTCGACAGCGACAAGGCTTCGGCCGTCAAGACTGCTCAGGTATGGCATTCGGACTGGCTGCCACCAGGTTTCGAGCTGACCAGCAGCACCTCGCACAAAGATCCGGAAACCAAGACTCAGGTCAACAGCTTGCTGTATGACGACGGTCTGGCGCGTTTTTCGGTTTTCCTTGAGCCGTTGAACGGCGCAACCGTCACTGACACGCGGACTCAACTGGGCCCGACCGTTGCCGTTTCCCGGCGCCTGACCACGCCAGAAGGCGAAATGATGGTGACAGTGGTCGGCGAAATTCCGATTGGCACCGCCGAACGAATTGCTCTGTCGATGCGTAACACTGATGGCGCTGCAACCAGCAAGCAGTGA
- a CDS encoding DegQ family serine endoprotease, with protein MSIPSLKSCLSIFATVLLLGQAVPAAQAADLPDFTQLVEQASPAVVNISTTQKLPDRKVNQQMPDLEGLPPMLREFFERGMPPQQRSPGGGGRQREAQSLGSGFIISPDGYILTNNHVIADADEILVRLADRSEMKAKLIGTDPRSDVALLKIEGKDLPVLKLGKSQDLKAGQWVVAIGSPFGFDHTVTQGIVSAVGRSLPNENYVPFIQTDVPINPGNSGGPLFNLNGEVVGINSQIYTRSGGFMGVSFAIPIDVAMDVSNQLKSGGKVSRGWLGVVIQEVNKDLAESFGLDKPAGALVAQIQDDGPAAKGGLQVGDVILSMNGQPIVMSADLPHLVGALKAGAKANLEVIREGKRKNVELTVGAIPDEDKELDALPKSGAESTSNRLGVSVGELTAEQKKTYDLKGGVVIKEVQDGPAALIGLQPGDVITHLNNQAIGSAKEFGEIAKALPKNRSVSMRVLRQGRASFITFKLAE; from the coding sequence ATGTCGATACCAAGTTTGAAATCCTGTCTTTCCATTTTCGCCACTGTGCTGTTGCTCGGTCAGGCGGTGCCTGCTGCGCAAGCGGCCGATCTGCCTGACTTCACCCAATTGGTCGAACAAGCTTCGCCAGCCGTGGTGAACATCAGTACCACGCAGAAGCTGCCGGACCGTAAAGTGAACCAGCAGATGCCTGATCTGGAAGGTCTGCCGCCGATGCTGCGCGAGTTCTTCGAACGTGGCATGCCGCCTCAGCAGCGTTCGCCGGGCGGTGGTGGTCGTCAGCGTGAAGCGCAGTCGCTGGGCTCAGGCTTCATCATCTCTCCGGATGGCTACATCCTGACCAACAACCACGTGATCGCCGATGCCGACGAAATCCTCGTGCGCCTCGCCGATCGCAGTGAAATGAAAGCCAAACTGATCGGCACTGACCCACGTTCCGACGTTGCCCTGCTGAAAATCGAAGGCAAAGACCTGCCCGTGCTCAAACTCGGTAAATCCCAGGACCTGAAAGCCGGTCAGTGGGTTGTCGCGATCGGTTCGCCGTTCGGCTTTGATCACACCGTGACCCAAGGCATCGTCAGTGCCGTCGGCCGTAGCCTGCCGAACGAAAACTATGTGCCGTTCATTCAGACCGACGTGCCAATCAATCCGGGCAACTCCGGTGGTCCGCTGTTCAACCTGAACGGCGAAGTGGTCGGGATCAACTCGCAGATCTATACCCGCTCCGGCGGCTTCATGGGCGTGTCGTTTGCGATTCCGATCGACGTGGCGATGGACGTTTCCAATCAACTGAAGAGCGGCGGCAAAGTCAGCCGTGGCTGGTTGGGTGTGGTCATCCAGGAAGTGAACAAGGATCTGGCCGAGTCGTTCGGTCTGGATAAACCGGCCGGCGCGCTGGTTGCCCAGATTCAGGATGACGGCCCGGCAGCCAAGGGCGGCCTGCAAGTCGGCGACGTGATCCTGAGCATGAACGGTCAGCCGATCGTCATGTCTGCTGACCTGCCGCATCTGGTCGGTGCACTGAAAGCTGGCGCCAAAGCCAATCTGGAAGTGATTCGTGAAGGCAAGCGCAAGAACGTCGAGCTGACCGTCGGTGCGATACCTGACGAAGACAAAGAGCTTGATGCACTGCCGAAGTCCGGCGCTGAAAGTACCAGCAACCGCCTCGGTGTTTCAGTGGGCGAGCTGACCGCCGAGCAGAAGAAAACCTACGACCTCAAAGGGGGGGTGGTGATCAAGGAAGTGCAGGACGGTCCTGCGGCCCTGATCGGTCTGCAGCCAGGTGACGTGATTACGCACCTGAACAACCAGGCCATCGGTTCCGCCAAGGAATTCGGCGAGATCGCCAAAGCGCTGCCGAAGAATCGTTCGGTGTCGATGCGCGTTCTGCGTCAAGGTCGCGCCAGCTTCATCACCTTCAAGCTGGCTGAATAA
- a CDS encoding M48 family metalloprotease, protein MTFLRPTLLTLACLLASPGFADDLPSLGDASSAIVSPQQEYQLGRAWLAMLRSQVSQLNDPQLKDYVESSVYKLVETSQVTDRRLEFILINSPQLNAFAAPGGVVGVNGGLFLNAQTEGEYASVLAHELAHLSQRHFARGVEASQRMQVPMMAALLAGIVIAAAGGGDAGIATIAGTQAAAIQSQRTFSRQNEQEADRIGILNLEKAGYDPRSMPTMFERLMRQYRFDAKPPEFLLTHPVTESRIADTRNRAEQAKPGGIEDSKRYQLIRTRVQLIYEETPGLGAKRFRAQLDENPKNDVARYGLAIAQIKGGQLNEARENLKQLLASSPNEIIYNLAQVDLDITNNRLPDAQSRVERMLTQYPGNYPLNQVRVDLLLKQNRAPDAEKALEALLKSRPDDPDVWYQVAETRGLSGNIIGLHQARAEYFALVGDYRQAIQQLDFAKRKAGSNFPLSSRIDARQRELMEQERMIKDMMG, encoded by the coding sequence ATGACTTTTCTGCGCCCTACCCTGCTGACGCTCGCTTGCCTGCTCGCCTCACCAGGCTTTGCCGACGATCTGCCGTCACTCGGCGACGCCAGTTCTGCCATTGTCTCGCCGCAACAGGAATATCAGCTCGGTCGTGCCTGGCTGGCGATGTTGCGCAGTCAGGTCTCACAACTTAATGATCCGCAGCTCAAGGACTACGTCGAATCCAGCGTGTACAAGCTGGTTGAGACCAGCCAGGTGACGGACCGACGCCTTGAATTCATTCTGATCAACAGCCCGCAGCTCAACGCCTTCGCTGCGCCGGGCGGCGTGGTCGGGGTCAACGGCGGTTTGTTCCTCAATGCGCAGACCGAGGGTGAATATGCCTCGGTTCTCGCACACGAATTGGCGCATTTGTCGCAACGTCACTTCGCGCGCGGCGTCGAGGCTTCGCAGCGGATGCAGGTGCCGATGATGGCCGCGCTGCTGGCCGGCATCGTCATTGCGGCGGCCGGTGGCGGTGACGCTGGCATCGCAACAATTGCCGGTACACAGGCAGCGGCGATTCAATCGCAACGGACCTTTTCCCGTCAGAACGAACAGGAAGCCGACCGCATCGGTATCCTCAATCTGGAAAAGGCCGGGTATGACCCGCGCTCGATGCCGACCATGTTCGAGCGTCTGATGCGTCAATACCGTTTCGACGCCAAGCCCCCGGAATTCCTGCTGACTCACCCGGTCACCGAATCGCGTATCGCCGATACCCGCAACCGTGCCGAACAGGCCAAGCCAGGCGGAATCGAAGATTCCAAGCGCTATCAGTTGATCCGCACCCGTGTGCAGTTGATCTACGAAGAAACGCCAGGCCTGGGTGCCAAGCGTTTCCGTGCGCAACTGGACGAGAACCCGAAAAACGATGTGGCGCGCTACGGTCTGGCGATTGCACAGATCAAGGGCGGCCAGTTGAATGAGGCGCGCGAGAATCTGAAGCAATTGCTGGCGTCCTCGCCGAACGAAATCATCTACAACCTTGCCCAGGTCGATCTGGACATCACCAACAATCGCCTGCCGGATGCGCAATCACGGGTTGAGCGGATGCTTACGCAATATCCCGGCAACTATCCGTTGAATCAGGTTCGGGTGGATCTGTTGCTCAAACAGAATCGCGCACCTGATGCCGAGAAAGCACTGGAAGCGTTGCTCAAGTCACGTCCGGATGATCCGGATGTCTGGTATCAAGTCGCCGAAACCCGTGGTTTGTCGGGCAACATCATTGGCCTGCACCAGGCGCGCGCGGAGTACTTCGCACTGGTTGGCGATTATCGTCAGGCGATCCAGCAGCTCGATTTCGCCAAGCGCAAGGCAGGCAGCAACTTCCCGCTGTCTTCACGCATCGATGCCCGTCAGCGCGAGCTGATGGAGCAGGAGCGCATGATCAAGGACATGATGGGGTGA
- a CDS encoding sulfurtransferase TusA family protein yields the protein MTDAVAHDVELDASGLNCPLPLLKAKMELNKLQSGAVLKVIATDAGSQRDFRTFARLAGHTLLREEDEAGVYRYWLKKA from the coding sequence ATGACTGACGCTGTAGCCCATGACGTGGAACTGGACGCCAGTGGCCTGAATTGTCCGTTGCCGTTGCTCAAGGCAAAAATGGAACTCAACAAACTCCAAAGTGGCGCCGTCCTCAAGGTGATCGCCACGGATGCTGGCTCGCAGCGCGACTTTCGCACCTTTGCCAGATTGGCCGGTCATACGCTGCTGCGTGAAGAAGACGAAGCAGGCGTTTACCGTTACTGGTTGAAAAAGGCCTGA
- a CDS encoding AI-2E family transporter, which produces MFKVLRDWIQRYFSDEEAVVLAVLLFLAFTAVLTLGGMLAPVLAGMVLAYLMQGLVVTLERLRVPGGVAVGLVFALFMGVLMVFIVVVVPLLWHQLITLFNELPGMLAKWQSLLLLLPERYPHLVSDEQVLQAIEAARGEIGKFGQWALTFSLSSLPLLVNIMIYLVLVPILVFFFLKDRAMIGEWVRGYLPRERALITRVAQEMNRQIANYIRGKVIEIVICGGVTYIAFVALGLNYAALLALLVGVSVVVPYVGAVVVTVPVLLIALFQWGWSDQFIYLMAVYGIIQTLDGNVLVPLLFSEAVNLHPVAIICAVLLFGGLWGFWGVFFAIPLATLFKAVLDAWPRQEPAVAPLL; this is translated from the coding sequence ATGTTCAAAGTGTTACGCGACTGGATTCAGCGCTATTTCTCCGATGAAGAAGCCGTGGTGCTGGCGGTGCTGCTGTTTCTCGCCTTCACCGCGGTGCTCACCCTCGGCGGCATGCTCGCGCCGGTGCTGGCAGGGATGGTGCTGGCGTATCTGATGCAAGGCCTGGTGGTCACGCTGGAGCGCCTGCGCGTGCCGGGTGGCGTGGCGGTCGGCTTGGTGTTTGCGCTGTTCATGGGCGTACTGATGGTGTTCATCGTCGTGGTCGTGCCGTTGCTTTGGCATCAATTGATTACCTTGTTCAATGAGCTGCCGGGCATGCTCGCCAAGTGGCAATCGCTGCTGTTATTGCTGCCGGAGCGCTATCCGCATCTGGTGTCCGACGAGCAAGTGTTGCAGGCGATCGAGGCGGCGCGCGGCGAGATTGGCAAGTTTGGCCAATGGGCGCTGACATTCTCATTGTCGAGTCTGCCGCTGCTGGTGAACATCATGATCTATCTGGTACTGGTGCCGATTCTGGTGTTCTTCTTCCTCAAGGACCGGGCCATGATCGGCGAATGGGTGCGTGGCTACTTGCCGCGTGAACGTGCGTTGATCACCCGGGTTGCGCAGGAAATGAACCGGCAGATCGCGAATTATATTCGCGGCAAAGTCATCGAAATCGTGATTTGCGGCGGCGTGACCTACATCGCTTTCGTGGCGCTCGGTCTCAACTACGCGGCACTGCTGGCGTTGCTGGTCGGTGTGTCGGTGGTGGTGCCGTACGTTGGCGCGGTGGTGGTGACCGTGCCGGTGCTGTTGATCGCGCTGTTCCAGTGGGGCTGGAGTGATCAGTTCATCTATTTGATGGCGGTCTACGGAATCATCCAGACACTGGATGGCAACGTGCTGGTGCCGTTGCTGTTCTCGGAGGCGGTCAACCTGCACCCGGTGGCAATCATCTGCGCGGTGCTGTTGTTTGGCGGGTTGTGGGGATTCTGGGGCGTGTTCTTTGCGATCCCGCTGGCGACGCTGTTCAAGGCGGTGCTGGATGCCTGGCCGCGCCAAGAGCCGGCGGTGGCGCCGCTGCTGTAG
- a CDS encoding peroxiredoxin — protein MAVVIDQPVADFEAPATSGQTVSLSALKGKQVVIYFYPKDSTPGCTTEGQGFRDQYAAFKAANTEIFGISRDSLKSHENFKCKQEFPFELISDKDEAVCQLFDVIKLKKLYGKEYLGVDRSTFLIDKEGVLRQEWRGVKVPGHVDAVLAAAQNLNKA, from the coding sequence ATGGCCGTTGTCATCGACCAACCGGTTGCGGATTTCGAAGCACCTGCCACCAGCGGGCAGACCGTCAGCCTGTCTGCCCTGAAGGGCAAACAAGTGGTGATCTATTTCTATCCGAAGGACAGCACCCCGGGTTGCACTACCGAAGGTCAGGGCTTTCGTGATCAATACGCCGCGTTCAAGGCCGCCAATACCGAGATTTTCGGTATCTCTCGCGACAGCCTGAAGTCCCACGAGAACTTCAAGTGCAAGCAGGAGTTTCCCTTTGAGCTGATCAGCGACAAGGACGAAGCCGTCTGCCAATTGTTCGACGTGATCAAGTTGAAGAAGCTGTACGGCAAGGAATACTTGGGCGTTGATCGCAGCACGTTCCTGATTGATAAGGAAGGCGTGCTGCGTCAGGAATGGCGCGGTGTGAAGGTGCCGGGGCATGTGGATGCAGTTCTGGCTGCTGCTCAGAATCTGAATAAAGCTTGA
- a CDS encoding glycine cleavage system protein R, producing the protein MSTPTVREQFLVISALGANPMELTNVLCRASHENRCAVVTSRLTRHGECSALILEISGSWDALARLEGSLPGLAKKHAFTANVVRSAPLENRPQALPYVAYVSSAYRPDIINELCQFFMDHNVELENLTCDTYQAPQTGGTMLNATFTVTLPAGTQISWLRDQFLDFSDAMNLDALIEPWRPQNPM; encoded by the coding sequence ATGTCCACCCCCACAGTTCGCGAACAATTCCTTGTCATCAGTGCCCTTGGCGCCAACCCCATGGAGCTGACTAACGTCCTGTGCCGCGCCAGCCATGAAAATCGCTGCGCCGTGGTTACTTCGCGCCTGACCCGCCACGGCGAGTGCAGTGCGCTGATCCTCGAGATCTCCGGCAGCTGGGACGCTCTCGCTCGCCTGGAAGGCAGCCTGCCGGGCCTGGCCAAAAAACACGCCTTTACCGCCAATGTGGTGCGCAGCGCGCCGCTGGAAAATCGTCCGCAAGCTCTACCATACGTGGCTTACGTCAGTTCGGCGTATCGCCCGGACATCATCAATGAGCTGTGCCAGTTCTTCATGGATCACAACGTCGAGCTGGAAAACCTGACCTGTGACACTTATCAGGCGCCGCAAACCGGCGGCACCATGCTCAACGCCACGTTCACCGTGACCCTGCCGGCCGGCACCCAGATCAGTTGGCTGCGCGACCAGTTCCTCGACTTCTCCGACGCGATGAACCTCGATGCACTGATCGAGCCTTGGCGCCCACAAAACCCAATGTAA
- the dapA gene encoding 4-hydroxy-tetrahydrodipicolinate synthase, producing the protein MIAGSMVALVTPMDAQGRLDWDSLSKLVDFHLKNGTHAIVAVGTTGESATLDVEEHIAVIKAVVKQVAGRIPVIAGTGANSTREAVELTRNAKEAGADACLLVVPYYNKPTQEGLYQHFKYIAEAVDIPQILYNVPGRTSCDMQAETVIRLSTVPNIIGIKEATGDLKRAKAIIDGVSKDFIVLSGDDPTAVELILLGGKGNISVTANVAPREMADLCEAALKGDADTARAINEKLMPLHKDLFIEANPIPVKWALVEMGLMHEGIRLPLTWLSTPCHETLRTALRQCSVLV; encoded by the coding sequence ATGATTGCGGGCAGTATGGTGGCACTGGTCACTCCCATGGATGCACAAGGGCGTCTTGACTGGGACAGCCTCAGCAAACTCGTGGACTTCCATCTCAAGAACGGCACCCATGCCATTGTCGCGGTCGGTACTACCGGCGAGTCGGCAACCCTTGATGTAGAAGAACACATCGCCGTCATCAAAGCCGTGGTCAAACAGGTTGCCGGGCGCATTCCGGTTATCGCCGGCACTGGCGCCAACTCGACCCGTGAAGCCGTCGAGCTGACCCGCAACGCCAAAGAAGCCGGCGCCGATGCCTGCCTGCTGGTCGTGCCGTATTACAACAAACCGACTCAGGAAGGTTTGTACCAGCACTTCAAGTACATCGCTGAAGCGGTCGACATTCCACAGATTCTCTACAACGTTCCTGGCCGCACGTCGTGCGACATGCAGGCCGAGACCGTGATTCGCCTGTCCACCGTGCCGAACATCATCGGTATCAAGGAAGCCACTGGCGACCTGAAGCGCGCCAAGGCGATCATCGATGGTGTGAGCAAGGATTTCATCGTGCTGTCCGGCGATGATCCGACCGCGGTCGAACTGATCCTGCTGGGTGGCAAAGGCAACATCTCCGTTACTGCCAACGTCGCGCCGCGCGAAATGGCTGATCTGTGCGAGGCCGCGCTGAAAGGCGACGCCGACACCGCACGGGCGATCAACGAAAAACTGATGCCGCTGCACAAAGACCTGTTCATCGAAGCCAACCCGATTCCGGTGAAGTGGGCTTTGGTTGAAATGGGCCTGATGCACGAAGGCATCCGCCTGCCACTGACCTGGCTGAGCACACCTTGTCATGAAACGCTTCGCACGGCCCTGCGCCAGTGCAGCGTCCTGGTTTAA
- the bamC gene encoding outer membrane protein assembly factor BamC — protein sequence MKRMAGLSALALIISSTSGCGWVWGPEGYFRDRGSDYLQAQQTAPMQLPPEVSTSKRLDPLLPIPRNVADDTAKGEYIVPRPQPLSAVADASDYSLQKSGDSRWVVAQHPPAEVWPVAVQFFQDNGFRLDEQRPQTGEFTTTWQHSDELSASMAKRLSAAGIASDSETRVRVRIEPGVQRNTSEIYVVSAERPAGSTADVAFTNRSVNTGLDAALVDDMLASMSRISEKGGSVSMLASRDFDTPSRVSLSEDGSGNPVLNVGTDLDRAWSSVGRALEQGEWRVEDINRSLGLYYINLAEKAEKKDDKPGFFSSLFGSAPSKEEVEARAERYQVRLSKVGENIQVTVEKNINTVAPAEVARKVLSVIQDNLG from the coding sequence ATGAAGCGAATGGCCGGACTTTCCGCACTTGCCTTGATTATCTCCAGCACCAGTGGCTGCGGATGGGTCTGGGGGCCGGAAGGTTATTTCCGCGACCGTGGTAGCGATTACCTGCAAGCGCAACAGACTGCACCGATGCAACTGCCGCCGGAAGTCAGCACTTCCAAACGTCTGGATCCGCTGTTGCCGATCCCGCGTAACGTTGCTGATGACACCGCCAAGGGCGAATACATTGTTCCGCGTCCTCAGCCGCTGTCGGCCGTTGCCGATGCCAGCGATTACTCGCTGCAGAAGAGCGGTGATTCGCGTTGGGTCGTGGCCCAGCATCCACCGGCCGAAGTCTGGCCAGTGGCGGTGCAGTTCTTCCAGGACAACGGTTTCCGTCTGGATGAACAGCGCCCGCAAACCGGCGAATTCACCACCACCTGGCAGCATTCCGATGAACTGTCCGCGTCCATGGCCAAGCGCCTGAGCGCAGCCGGCATTGCCAGCGACAGCGAAACCCGTGTGCGTGTTCGCATCGAGCCGGGTGTGCAGCGCAACACCAGTGAAATCTACGTGGTCAGCGCCGAGCGTCCTGCCGGCAGCACTGCCGACGTCGCCTTCACCAACCGTTCGGTCAACACTGGCCTGGACGCAGCGCTGGTCGACGACATGCTTGCAAGCATGAGCCGGATCTCCGAGAAGGGCGGTTCGGTGTCGATGCTGGCTTCGCGTGATTTCGATACCCCGAGCCGTGTCAGCCTCAGTGAAGACGGCAGCGGTAACCCTGTGTTGAACGTCGGTACCGATCTGGACCGTGCCTGGTCGAGCGTTGGCCGTGCACTGGAACAAGGCGAATGGCGCGTTGAAGACATCAACCGCAGCCTGGGCCTGTACTACATCAACCTGGCCGAAAAAGCCGAGAAGAAAGACGACAAGCCTGGTTTCTTCAGCAGCCTGTTCGGCAGTGCGCCGAGCAAGGAAGAAGTTGAAGCCCGTGCCGAGCGTTATCAGGTTCGCCTGAGCAAGGTTGGCGAGAACATTCAGGTGACCGTCGAGAAAAACATCAACACCGTCGCGCCGGCTGAAGTGGCACGCAAAGTGTTGAGCGTGATTCAGGACAACCTGGGCTGA
- a CDS encoding MBL fold metallo-hydrolase, which produces MRFAVLGSGSQGNGTLIASADTYVLVDCGFSLRETEKRLLRLGVNPAQLSAILVTHEHADHVHGVGLLSRRYNLPVYLSRGTLRGMRKPIEPAGFLAGGEQLQIGALNIGVIAVAHDAQEPTQYVFSDHQQRRFGLLTDLGSYCERVLDGYRDLDALMIESNHCRDMLARGHYPYFLKQRVGGELGHLNNHQAAFLVSELGWQGLQHLVLAHLSSKNNLPQLARQCFVDTLGCDPDWLQLADQDSGLDWRHIA; this is translated from the coding sequence ATGCGTTTTGCCGTTCTCGGCAGCGGTAGCCAAGGGAACGGCACGCTGATCGCCAGTGCTGATACGTATGTGCTGGTGGATTGTGGTTTTTCTCTGCGGGAAACCGAAAAACGCCTGTTGCGCCTGGGTGTGAACCCGGCGCAACTGAGCGCGATACTCGTAACCCACGAACATGCCGACCACGTGCATGGCGTGGGTTTGCTGTCTCGGCGCTACAATCTACCGGTCTACCTCAGTCGCGGCACACTGCGCGGGATGCGCAAACCGATTGAACCCGCAGGCTTTCTGGCCGGCGGCGAGCAACTGCAGATCGGTGCACTGAACATCGGGGTCATTGCCGTGGCCCATGATGCGCAGGAACCGACCCAGTATGTCTTCAGTGATCACCAGCAGCGGCGCTTCGGCCTGCTGACCGACCTGGGGTCCTACTGCGAGCGGGTGCTGGACGGTTATCGGGATCTCGATGCGTTGATGATCGAGTCCAACCATTGTCGCGACATGCTGGCCCGTGGTCATTACCCGTACTTTCTCAAGCAGCGGGTGGGCGGCGAGCTGGGACATTTGAACAACCATCAGGCGGCATTCCTGGTGTCGGAGTTGGGCTGGCAGGGCTTGCAACACCTGGTCCTGGCCCACCTGAGCAGCAAGAACAACCTGCCGCAGCTGGCCCGGCAATGTTTTGTCGACACCCTCGGGTGCGACCCGGACTGGCTGCAACTGGCCGATCAAGATTCAGGGCTCGACTGGCGCCACATCGCCTAG
- the purC gene encoding phosphoribosylaminoimidazolesuccinocarboxamide synthase, with the protein MEKREELYRGKAKSVYKTDDADRLILLFRNDTSAFDGKRIEQLDRKGMVNNKFNAFIMQKLEAAGIPTQFDKLLADNEVLVKKLDMIPVECVVRNYAAGSLVKRLGVEEGLKLNPYTFELFLKDDAKGDPFINESHVVAFGWGTAEQLVRMKELSLKVNEVLTKLFDDAGLLLVDFKLEFGVFSDGSIVLGDEFSPDGCRLWDKDTKKKMDKDRFRQGLGDVIEAYEEVANRLGVPL; encoded by the coding sequence ATGGAAAAACGTGAAGAACTCTACCGCGGCAAAGCCAAATCGGTTTACAAGACCGACGACGCTGACCGCTTGATCCTGCTGTTTCGCAACGACACCTCGGCGTTCGACGGCAAGCGCATCGAGCAGCTCGACCGCAAAGGCATGGTCAACAACAAGTTCAACGCCTTCATCATGCAGAAACTTGAAGCGGCCGGCATTCCGACCCAATTCGACAAGCTGCTGGCCGACAACGAAGTTCTGGTGAAGAAGCTCGACATGATTCCGGTCGAGTGCGTCGTGCGTAACTACGCCGCTGGTAGCCTGGTCAAGCGTCTGGGCGTCGAAGAAGGCCTGAAGCTCAACCCTTACACCTTCGAACTGTTTCTGAAGGACGACGCCAAGGGCGATCCGTTCATCAACGAATCCCACGTTGTGGCATTCGGCTGGGGCACCGCCGAGCAACTGGTTCGCATGAAGGAACTGTCGCTCAAGGTCAACGAAGTCCTGACCAAACTGTTCGACGACGCCGGCCTGTTGTTGGTCGACTTCAAGCTTGAGTTCGGCGTGTTCAGCGACGGCTCGATCGTCCTCGGCGACGAGTTCAGCCCGGATGGCTGCCGTCTGTGGGACAAGGACACCAAGAAGAAGATGGACAAAGACCGCTTCCGTCAGGGCCTCGGTGACGTCATCGAAGCCTACGAAGAAGTCGCCAATCGTCTGGGCGTACCGCTTTAA
- a CDS encoding YegP family protein, whose amino-acid sequence MYFEIYRQSRGTPSTGKGQWRWRLRAGNHETIASGESYVNKADCLHVIGLIKAVQGETPVKEI is encoded by the coding sequence ATGTATTTCGAGATTTACAGGCAATCCAGAGGCACCCCGAGCACCGGCAAAGGACAATGGCGCTGGCGGCTGAGGGCGGGTAACCACGAGACCATCGCCAGTGGCGAGTCGTACGTGAATAAAGCGGATTGTTTGCATGTGATCGGGCTGATCAAGGCTGTGCAGGGGGAGACGCCGGTGAAGGAGATTTAA